From the Streptomyces sp. NBC_00091 genome, the window GATCGCGTGCAGGGCGGAGTCCGACAGTGCGGGGTGCAGGCCGAAGCGGGCCGCGGCGCCCTGCTGGTCCTCGGGCAGACGGACCTCGGCGAAGACCTCGTCGCCCCGGCGCCACGCGGCGCGCAGGCCCTGGAAGGCGGGCCCGTACCCGAAGCCCGCCGCCGCGAACTCGGCGTAGAGGCCGCTCACGTCGACCGGGCTCGCGCCCTCGGGCGGCCACACCCCGAAGGCGGCGGCCGCGGGGGCGGTGTCCGGGGCGAGGTGCCCGCCGGCGTGGCGGGTCCACGGCTGCCCGGTCCCGGCCGGGTCGGCGCCCGCGCCGTCGGTACGGGCGTACACGGCCACCGGCCGCCTGCCCGCCCCGTCGGCCGCGCCGACGGTGAGCTGGACCTGGACGCCGCCGTGTTCGGGCAGCGGCAGCGGTGCCTCCAGGACCAGTTCCTCCACGCGTGCGCAGCCGAGCTGCCGGCCGGCGTGCAGGGCCAGCTCCAGGAACGCGGTGCCCGGCAGCAGGGCGTGGTCCAGCAGCGCGTGGTCGGCGAGCCAGGGGTGGGAGGTCCGCGAGAGGCGGGTGGTGAAGAGGAACCCGTCGGTGTCCGGCAGCGGGACGGCGGCGCCGAGCAGCGGGTGTCCGGCGGAGCCGAGGCCCAGCGCGGTCGCGTCGCCGGCGGGGGCGAACGCCTCCGGCCAGTACCGGCTGCGCTGGAAGGCGTACGTGGGCAGGCCGGCGTACGCGGGCAGGTCGGCGGGGTGCGGCAGGTGCCCGGCGTACGCCGCGTCCCAGTCCACCTCCACGCCGTGGACGTGGGCGGCGGCGAGGGAGCTGAGGAAGCGTCCGGTGCCGCCGGCGTCCCGGCGCAGCGTCTCGCCCAGGAAGGCGTCGGTGCCGGTCTGTTCGAGGGTCTCGGCCAGGCCCACGCCCAGCACCGGGTGGGGGCTGATCTCCAGGAAGTGGGCGTAACCGTCGGCGGCGAGGGCGCGCACGGCCTGCTCGAGCTGGACCGTCTGGCGCATGTTGCGGTACCAGTAGCCGGCGTCGAGCCCCTCGGTGTCCAGGAGGGTGCCGGTCACGGTGGAGTAGTAGGGGACGGCGGATTCGGCCGGGGCGGCGGTGGCGAGGGCGTCGAGCATCCGTTCGCGCACCTCCTCGATGCGCGCCGAGTGCCCCGGGGTGTCCACACCGGGGACCCGCCGGGCCCAGACGCCGTCGGCCGTCAGCTTCTCCAGCAGTTCCTCCAGGGCCGTGCGGTCGCCCGCGACGACCACGGAGGTCGGTCCGTTGACGGCGGCGAGGGAGAGCCGGCCGTCCCAGGCGGGCAGCAGGTCGGCGACCCGCTCGGCCGGCAGGGCGACCGAGGCCATCGCGCTGGTTCCCGACAGCTCCAGCAGGGCCTGGCTGCGCAGGGCGACGATCCTGGCCCCGTCGGCCAGGGACAGCGCGCCGGCGACGACGGCCGCGGCGACCTCGCCCTGGCTGTGGCCGACCACGGCGGCCGGTTCGACGCCGCAGGCCCGCCAGAGTTCGGCGAGGGAGAGCATCACCGCGAACAGGGCGGGCTGCAGGACGTCCACCCGGTCCAGGGAGGGCGCGCCGTCCGCCGCCCGCAGGACGTCGGTCAGCGACCAGTCCACGTACGGGGCGAACGCGGCCTCGCACGCTTCGATGCGTTCGGCGAAGGCCGGGGAGCTGTCGAGGAGTCCGAGGGCCATGCCGGTCCACTGCGAGCCCTGGCCGGGGAAGACGAAGACCGGCCGGACGCCGGACGCCCGGGCCACGCCGGTGATCAGCCCGTCGGGGCGCTGTCCGTCGTCCTGGCCCGTGTCCGGGCCGGCGGCCAGCGCGTCCAGCTGCCGCAGGAAGCCGGGCCGGTCCCCGGCGAGGAGGACCGCGCGGTGTTCGAAGGCCGAGCGGGTGTGCAGGAGGGCGCCGGCCACGGCGTGCGGGTCCAGGGCGGGGTCGGCCCCGAGCCGGTCCCGCAGCCGCTCGGCCTGCGCGGCGAGGGCCGGGGCGGTGCGGCCGGAGAGCGGCCAGGGCAGGGGCGGGGCGGTGGCGCTCGCGCTGCGGGAGAAGGCCGCGGGGCGGGCGGCGGGCGCGGCGGTGTCCGCGTCGGGGGCGTCGGCGGCCGGGGCTCCGGCGGCCGGGGTGTCCTGCGCCGGGAGCGGTTCGGGGGCCTGTTCCAGGATGGCGTGGGCGTTGGTGCCGCTGATGCCGAAGGAGGACACGGCGGCGCGCCGGGGGCGTCCGGTCGCGGGCCACGGCCGGGCTTCGGCGAGCAGCTCCACGGCGCCGGAGGCCCAGTCGACGTGCGGGGTCGGCTCTTCGGCGTGCAGGGACTTGGGGAGTACGCCGTGGCGCATGGCCATGACCATCTTGATGACCCCGCCGGCTCCGGCGGCTGCCTGGGTGTGGCCGATGTTGGACTTGAGCGAGCCCAGCCACAGGGGCTGGTCCGCGGGCCTGTCCTGGCCGTAGGCCGCGAGCAGCGACTGCGCCTCGATGGGGTCGCCGAGCGAGGTGCCCGTGCCGTGGGCCTCGACCGCGTCGATCTGGTCGGCGGTCAGCCGGGCGTTGGCCAGGGCCTGCCCGATGACCCGTTGCTGCGAGGGGCCGTTGGGGGCGGTGAGGCCGTTGCTGGCGCCGTCCTGGTTGACGGCCGTGCCCCGGATCACCGCGAGCACCTCGTGGCCGTTGCGCCGGGCGTCCGAGAGCCGCTCCAGGAGGAGCATGCCGACGCCTTCGGACCAGCCCGTGCCGTCCGCGTGCGCGGAGAAGGGCTTGCAGCGGCCGTCGGGGGCGAGGGAGCGCTGGCGGCTGAACTCCACGAAGGAGGCGGGCGTGGACATGACCGTCGCGCCGCCGGTCATCGCGAGGGAGCACTCGCCGCGGCGCAGCGACTCGGCGGCCAGGTGCAGGGTCACCAGCGAGGACGAGCAGGCCGTGTCCACGGTGAGGGCGGGGCCCTCGAAGCCGAAGGTGTAGGCGATGCGGCCCGAGGCGATGCTGCCGGCGCTGCCGTTGATGACGTAGCCGGCCAGGTTCTCCCGGCCCTCCAGGAGGTTGGCGTAGTCGTGGTACATCACCGAGAGGAACACTCCGGTGCGGCTGCCGCGCAGCGAGGCGGCGTCGATCCCGGCGCGTTCGACGACCTCCCAGGCGGTCTCCATCAGGAGGCGCTGCTGGGGGTCCATCGCCAGGGCCTCGCGCTGGTTGATCCCGAAGAACGCGGCGTCGAACTCGGCGACGCGGTCGATGAACCCGCCCTCGCGGGTGTACGTCGTACCGGGCCGCTCGGGGTCCGGGTCGTACAGCGCTTCGAGGTCCCAGCCGCGGTCGGCGGGGAAGGGGGAGATCGCGTCGACTCCCCCGTCGAGCAGCCGCCACAGGTCCTCCGGCGACGTCACGCCGCCGGGGAAGCGGCAGCCCATTCCCACGATGGCGATGGGCTCGTGGCCCGCTTCCTCGGCATCGTGGAGCTGCTGCTTGACGGAGCGCAGTTCGACGGTCGCGCGCTTCAGGTAGTCGCGGAGTTCTTGTTCGGTCGCCATCGGCATAGCCCTTTGTTGTCTGATGTCGGAAACAGCTGCGGAGGGAGCCGCGCGTTCCGCACCGTCCGGGCCCCGCTCAGTGCGCGTCGGAGTCGGCCGTGGCGGACAGCAGCGACAGGCGGCTCGCGGTCCGGTTGACGTCGAGCGGCAGGGTCTCGCCGCGCAGTACGTCGTCGAGCGGTGCCTCTCCGACGAGGACGAGGCGTACGTCCCGGTCGCAGAGCACGTCGATCAGGTTGGCGAACCGCTGGGCCGCGTCCCGGTTCTCCCCGGCCAGGCGGGGCAGGCCGGAGAGCACCCAGCGGGGGAAGCGGTCCACCACGGCCAGGTAGTCGCCGGTCGAGTTCGGCTGGTCGCACAGGTCGTGGAAGTCGAACCAGACCAGGTCGCCGCGGACCGCCAGCGCGGGCACCGTGCGGCCGCCGCTGACCTCCACCGGCCGGCGTTCGGCGGCCTCGGGCAGGCTCAGGCCCTGCTCGGCGAGCTGCTCGCCGGTGCCGGGCCAGACGTACGCCCCGCGCTCGAACTCGGAGCGGGCCGCGCCGGATGCGTACTCGGCCCGGTAGTCGCGTCCGCCGCCGAGCTCGACCACGTCCATGGTCTCTTCGAGCATCTTGATCGTGGGCTCGAACATCTCGTGGAAGACCGGGTTGGGGAGCAGTCCGGCCGGAGGGTAGTTCGAGGTGGTGAGCAGGGTGATCTTCTGGTCGAGGATCGACCTGAGCACCCGGCCGATCAGCATCGCGTCACCGGCGTCGTGGACGTGGAACTCGTCGAAGACGAGGAAGCGGCAGTCGCCGAGGAGTTCGGTGACGGCGAGGTCGGTGACCCGGCGGTCGCCGCGGTGGCGGTAGTACGCGGCGTGGAACTCGCGGAAGAAGTCGTGGAAGTGCAGCCGGCGCTTGTTCCGCAGCGGCAGGGCCTCGTAGAAGGTGGTGGTCAGCCAGCTCTTGCCGCGGCCGACCGACCCCCACAGGTACACCCCGCGCGGTGGTGCGGGGTTGCGGCGCAGCAGTCCCCGTCGCCGCGTCACCTCCGCGCCGAGTTCGCCGAGCCTGAGGGCGGCCTGCCGCTGGGCGTCGTCCAGCACGAATCCGGCCTGCTGGGCGGCGTGTTCGAACTCCCGCATCAACTGATGATCACCAGTTTCCCGTTGGTATCGAATCCTGATGCGCACGAGCGATCAAGAGATGATCATCATTCCCGACGCGTACGGTCCCCTCCAAGGCTGGATCACCGCGACCCCTCCCCCCACCCCTGCGTCCGGCCCGGGCACCCCTGACCGGGCGCCGGCCACCCCTACTCGGCCGGTCCGGCCAGGGTGGTGACGTGCGCGGCCAGGTCGCGCAGGCGGGGGTGGCGGTAGACGTCCTTGGTGGGGAGGGTGACGCCGAGTTCGGCGCGGACGCGGGCCACCACGCGCAGGGCCATCAGGGAGTGCCCGCCGAGGGCGAAGAAGTCGTCGCCGGCCCGGACGGCGTCCCGGCCCAGGACGGTGGACCAGACCTCGGCGACGAGCCGCTCGGCCGGGGTCCGCAGCTCCTCGTCCGGGCCCGTGTCCGGGCCCGCGTCCGGGCCGGTCCCGGGGTGCGGCGGCGGGGGCGCGGTGGGCAGGGCGGCGCGGTCGAGCTTGCCGCCGGGGGCCAGCGGCCACGGGCTGACCGCCTGGAAGGCGGCCGGGACCAGGTGCGCGGGCAGCCGGTCCGCCAGGTGGGCGCGCAGCGGTGCGGGGTCGGTGCCGGTGCCGGGGGCGGGCAGCCAGTAGGCGGTGAGCGTCTCCCCGCGCGGTTCCACCGCGGCCGCGGCGACCGAGGGGTGGCCGGCCAGGGCGGCCTCGACCTCGCCGGGTTCGATGCGCAGGCCGCGCAGTTTGACCTGGCGGTCGGTGCGGCCGAGGAGTTCGAGGGTGCCGTCCGGGCGGAGCCGGCCGCGGTCGCCGGTGCGGTACATGCGGGATCCGTCGGCCTGCCAGGGGTCGGCCGTGAAGCGTTCGGCGGTGGCGGCGGGGCGGCCGGCGTAGCCGCGGGCGGGGCGGTCGCCCGCCAGGTACACCTCGCCGGTCTCCCCGGCGGGCAGCCGGCGCAGGCGTGCGTCGAGGACGTAGACGCGGATGCCGGGCAGGGGGCGGCCGGCGTGCGGGTCGGGGCCGAGGACGGGGGCGGCGGTGGCGTCGACGGTGAACTCGGTGGGCCCGTAGAGGTTGACGGCCTCCAGGACTCCGCGGGCGGTGGCCTCGGCGATGCGCTGCCAGAGGGCGGCCGGGACCTGTTCGCCGCCGAGGTGCAGGCGCAGCGGCGGCTCGTGCGCGGCCCGGTCGGTGAGGCGGTCGTGGAGGGTGGCCCAGTGGGAGGGGGTGGCGTCGAGGTCCGTGACGGCGTGGGCGCGCAGGGTGGCGGCGAGCCGCTCCGGGTCGGCGCGGGTCTCGTCGTCGAGGAGGACGAGGGTGTCGCCCCGGCACACGCGGGTCCACTGCTGGACGGACGCGTCGAAGGAGGTGCTGGCGTTCCAGGCGACCGTGGCGGGGCCGGGCCCGTGGGTGCCCGAGGCGGCGAGGGCGGCCATCAGGCGGGCGACCCCGCCGCGGGTGGCCTCGACCCCCTTGGGGCGGCCGGTGGTGCCGGAGGTGTGGATGACGTACGCCGTCTCCAGCGGGTGGACGGCGGCCCAGTCGGCGGCGCCCTCCTCGCCCGGTGCGGGCAGCTCGTGCAGTACGTGGTGCAGGCCGGCTTCGCGGGCGATGCGCAGGCGGTGGGCCTCGGGGTAGGCCGGGTCCAGGGGGACGTAGGCGGCGCCCGCGCGCCAGACCGCGAGCAGGGCCACGACCAGGTCGGCTCCGCGCGGCAGGGCGATGCCCACCCGGGTGCCGCGTCCGGCGCCCCGGGCCAGCAGGCCGGCGGCGGCCCGGGCGGACGCGGTGTCCAGTTCGGCGAAGGTGAGGGAGCGGTCGGGGGCGACGACGGCGGTGCGGCCGGGGTCGCGGGCGACGGCCGCGGCGAACAGCCGCCCGGGATCGGGGGCGGCGGCCGGCGCGGGGGCGGACGCGTACGGGGCTGCGGATGCGGTGGTCATGAGGGGAATCCGGCGCTCTCGGTGGACGGGCGGCAGTCGGACAGGGCCACGGGGTCGCCCATGGCGACCAGGATGCGGCGCTCGCCCCGGTAGGCCTCCCGGCCGTGGGCGGTCAGGAGGTTGTCGACGAGCAGGACGTCGCCGGGGCGCCAGTCCTCCCGTACGGTCGCGGCGTCGTACGCGCGGTCGATGGCGGCGACCTGCTCCTCGGTGAGCGGGGTGCCGTCGCCGAAGGAGGTGTCGAAGGGCAGCCCGTCGGGGCCGAGTTCGTCCAGGAGCACCTGGCGCAGCTCGGCGTCCAGGGCCCACTGGTTCCAGAACGCGGCGTGGTTGAACCAGACCTCCTCGCCGGTGTGCGGGTGGCGGATGACGGCGGGCCGTACCTGGGCGGTGCGCAGGGTGCCGTCCGGCTGCCAGGAGCAGCTGATCCGGTTCGCGGCGCAGTAGCGCTCGACCTCGTCGCGCGAATCGGTGGCGAAGGCGGTCCGCCAGTCGACGGACAGGTGGTCGGAGTAGGAGCGGGTCAGCCGCCAGCCGGTGGCGCGGAAGCGGCGCACGAGGTCCTCGGGGAGGTTGCGCAGCACCTGCCGGACGTCGGTGACGGGGGTGGCGCCGCCCTGTTCGGGGGCGATCAGGCAGCCGAAGAGCAGCCGGCCGGGAAAGGTGAGGGTGTAGCTGTTCTCGTTGTGGGGGCGGATCGGCTGCGCGGACGGCAGGTCGGTGGAGGAGAAGACGTCGTCGCCGAAGTCGCTGCGCGGGGTGGCCTTCTCCCGGTAGGCGGTGCGCTCGGTGAACAGGGCGTCGCGGATGCGGGCGAAGTCGGCCGGGTCGTGCAGGGGCAGGCCGCGCAGGAGGAGCGCGCCGCTTTCGGCGAGGGCCGCGCGCAGGGCCCCGCGGGAGGCGGAGAGCCAGTGGCAGGTCTGTTCGAGGCCGGCGGCCGGGCGGGCGGCGACCCGGGTGGGGGCGCCGGGGGTGACCCGCAGGCTGAGGGGGGCGGTGCGGGAGAGGGACAGGGTGGTCATGTCTTCGGGGTTCTCCTCAGTGGGCGGCGACGGCCCGCAGGGCGGCGATGTGGCGGGGCAGGACCGCCCAGTCGCCGGGGGTGTAGAAGTGGCCGCCGGGCAGGGCGGTGACCTCGGCGGCGCCCGTGGTGAGCTCGCGCCAGCGGGCGGCCCCGGCCGGGTCGACGACGGGGTCGGACGCGCCGTGCAGTACCTGGAGGGGGGCCTGGACGCGGACGCCCGGGACGTAGCGGTAGTCGTCGCGGACCCGGATGTCGGCGCGCATCAGCTCGACGGCCATGGCGGTGAGGTCGGGGTCGCCCAGGACGTAGTCGGGCAGCAGGCCCGCGGTGCGCATCCAGTCGAGGAGCTGGGCGTCGGTGTCCCGGCCGGCGGGGAACTGGTCGCGTTCGGTGACTCCGCCGCTGGGCGCGTTGCAGGAGGAGACGACGAGCGCCCGCGGGCCCAGCCCCGCGCGCTCGAGGCGGACGGCGGCCTCGAAGGCGACCCAGCCGCCCATGCTGTGCCCGAACAGCACGTACGGGGTGCGCGCGGCGGCCCGTACCGCGTCGGCGGCGTCCGCGACGAGGGCGTCCCAGGTGGGGGCGTGGTCCTCGGCGAAGCGGCCTTCGCGGCCCGGGTAGCAGACCAGGGCGAGGTCGGTGTCCTCGGGCACGGCGCGGGCCCAGTCCCGGTAGGCGGCGGTGCCGCCGCCGCAGAATCCGAGGCAGACCAGGGTGCGGCGGGCGCCGGGGCGGTCCAGTGGTCTGATCACCACGGTGTCGTGCGTCACGGTCGGTTCCCTCCGGCCGGGCCGGTCATCGCCACGAGGACCTGGCGGGGCCCGGTGAAGGGCTCCCGGCCGTGGGCGACCAGCAGGTTGTCGAGGATCAGGAGGTCGCCTTCCTGCCAGGGGAAGGCGAAGGCGGCCTCGTCGTAGGCGGCGCGCACGGCGGCGAGGTCGGCGTCGGGGATGGGCGTGCCGTCCGCGAAGTAGGCGTTGCGCGGCAGGTCCTGCTCCCCGTACATCTCCAGCAGCGCCTCGCGGACCTCGGGTTCGAGGGCGGAGGAGTGGAAGAGGTGGGCCTGGTTGAACCAGGCCTCCGCGCCGCCGGCGGGGTCGGTGACGAGCGCGGGGCGGTGGTGGCGGGTGCGCAGCGCGCCGTCGCCGGTCCATTCGAAGGCGATGCCGGCGGCCCGGCAGCGCTCCTCGACCTCGTGCGGGTCCTCGCTCTGGAAGCCCTCCTGCCAGGACAGGCCGAGGCCTTCGCGGTAGACGCGGGTGTAGAGGACGCCGGCCCGGAAGCGGTCGACGAGGTCGGGGGGCAGCAGCCGCAGCACGGCGCGGCCGTCGGCGATGGGGGTGGCGCCGCCGGTGGGGGCGGCCTCGGCGCACAGGAAGTAGACGGTGCCGGGCGGCCTGGACGCGTACGAGCTCTCGTTGTGCAGCGGGATGGTCTGGTCGGGCGGGTAGGCGGTGGAGGTGTAGACGCGGCCCGCGACGGTGCTGCGGGGGGTGGAGCGTTCGGTGTAGTCGAGCGGCGGGCCGCCGATGGCCGCGGCGAGTTCCTCGAAGCGGGCGGGGTCGGTGGGGAAGCCGCGCAGGAGGAGCGCGCCGTGCCGGCGCAGGACGCCCAGCAGCGAGGGGAGGTTCTCGGTGGCCCAGGCCGCGGGGTCGGCCACGGCGGCCGGGCCGAGCGGACAGACGGCGAGGCGGGTGTGGGTGTTGCCCTCGAAGTGGCCGGGGTGGGCGGGCGGGGCGGGGCGCCGGGGTGCGGCGGTGGGGGCGCTCACGCGCTCACCGCGCACAGCCGGGCGACGGTGTCGTCGTCGCAGTCGGCCCAGAAGGCACCGGCGGTGTCTTCGAGGTGGTCCATGGAGTCGGCCTGGAACAGGACGCTCTGGTAGGCGGTGATGTCGTACTCGGCGCGGGCGACGGAGTCGATGTCGAGGCGGCGGATCTCGGCGCCGCGGAACTGGCCGAGCTCCCCGGAGGAGGACAGGATGCTCGCGCCGTAGGCCCTGGGCCCGTCCGGCGCGGCGAGCACGCCCGATTCGAGGGTGAACCAGAAGACCTTGGAGACGAGGTCGAGGCCCTGTCCGCTCTCCATGCGGGCGGCGGCCTGCCCGGCGAGCCGGTACAGGGCGGCGAACCGCGGGTGGGCCAGGGCGTTGGCGTGCCCGACCAGTTCGTGCAGGACGTCGGGCTCCGGGGAGTACAGGGGCCGGGCGGTGTGGCGCAGGTACTGGGTGGCGCGGAAGCAGGAGTCGGCGAGGGAGCCGTAGAAGCGGCGCAGCGGTACGAGGCCGGGGGCGGGCTCCAGCCGGAAGCCGGTGAGGGCGGTGAGCCGGACGCTGACCTCGTCGAGCTGCGGGATGCGGTCGGCGGGCAGGTCCAGGGCGCGGGCGGCGTCGAGGAACTCGGGGGCGGCGAGGTGGGTGTGGAGGTCGCCGAGCCGGGTCAGGGCGGTGCGCCAGGTGGCCTCTTCCTCCTCGGTGTAGGAGACGTGCGGGGCCGGCCGGCCGGGGCGGTGGGCCTCGGCGGCCGCCGCGATCGCGGCGCGCCGGCGCCGGTAGGCCCGGTCGGCGAACCCGGGGTGGTCCGGGGGCAGTTCGACGGGGTGGAGGCGGCCGCTGCCCAGGTAGGCGGCGGTGGGCACGCCGGGGGCCGCGGGGTGGTGGCGGTGGCCGCGGGGGCGGCCGCGGCACTCGTCGGCTCCGCACAGGCAGTCGGCGAAGGAGGTGATCTCCCATTCGGTGGTGTCGTAGTCCCAGGTGATCTCCTCGCCCGGGGCTATGGGGCGCAGGGCGACGAAGTCGTAGCCGCCCCGGGCGTTGTCGACGATGCCCGTGTTGGGGGCACAGGAGTGGTTGATGAGCTGTGCGGGCTCGTCGAGGTCGATGTGCAGGTCCCAGTCCTTCTGGAAGGACATCCGGGTCTGGACGGCCGAGGTACCGGTCACGGTGCCCTCGACGACGGTCTCGCCCTCTTCGAGGGGTCGCGCGGCCAGTACGGTGCGCCCCTTGCCGGGCTCGTGGCCGACGGTCACTGCGGTTGTTCCGGTTTCCACTGATCCTCCAGCTTCCGTCCCACGACGCGGGCGATGGCGGCCGCCGTCGCGGGGTGCAACATGGCGTGGTGCGCACAGTCGAGGGTGTGCACCTCGGTCTCTCCGGTGCGGTACGGCTCCCAGGCCCCGGGGCCCGGTGCGCCGTCGGCGGCGGACCCGGCCGCGGTGAACAGCAGCAGGTCGCCGCGGAACACCGCGGGTGTGTGGTGGTGGGGCAGGCGGGTGTTGTCGGTGTAGGCGCGCAGCAGTCCGCGCAGCGCGTCCTCGCCGAAGGCGGCGTAGGGGCCCGCGGAGTCCCGTACGCGGGCCAGTAGTTCGGCGGGGGCGGTGGCGGGGGCCCCGGGCAGGCCGAGGGCCTCGGTGAGTCCGGCGAGGACCTCGCCGTCGCCGGGGGGCGCGGCGGGGCCCTGATGCGGGTAGGCGTCGAGGACGGCGAGGAGGCCGACCGGCTCGCCCAGTTCCTGGAGGCGTACGGCCGCCGCGTGGGCGACGAGCCCGCCGAAGGACCAGCCCAGCAGGTGGTACGGGCCGTGGGGCTGGATCGCGCGGATGCGGCGGACGAGGTCGTCGGCGGCCTCGGCAAGGCCGGCGGGCCGCGCCGCCGGGTCGGTGATGGCCGGCGACTGGAGCCCGTACACGGGCTGTTCGGTCCCGAGGTGGCGCACGAGCCGGGCGTAGCGCCAGGCCAGGCCGCCGGCGGGGTGGACGCAGAACAGCGGGGGCCGCTCGCCGCGCCGCTGGAGCGGCAGGACGGGGTCCAGCGGGCCGGCCGCGTCCGGGGAGCCGGCGGCGGCCGCGGCGAGGGCCGCCGCCGTCGGGGCGGTGAACAGGGCCTGGGCGGTGAGGTGCGCGCCGAGGGCGGCGCGGACCCGGCCCACCGCGCGGATGGCGAGGATGGAGTGGCCGCCGTGTTCGAAGAAGTCGTCGTGGACGCCGATGTCGGGGGCGCCGAGCACGTCGGCGAAGATCCCGCAGACGATCTCCTCGTACGGGGTGCGGACCTCGGGTGTCCCGTCCGCGTGGGCCGGGGCGGGGGTGGGGCTGGGGGCCTGCGGGTCGGGGAGGGCGGCGCGGTCGAGTTTGCCGCTCGCCGTCAGCGGGAGTTCCGTGAGGACGGCGAAGGCCGCGGGGACCATGTGGGCGGGCAGGTGCGCGGCGGCGTGGGCGCGCAGCGCGTCGGCGTCCGGGGCCGTGCCGGGGGTGGGGACGGCGTAGCAGACCAGCCGTGCCCCGTCCCCGTCCCGCTCGTCGTCGTGGCGCAGGACGGTGACGCTGCGCAGGACCTGCGGGTGCCGGGCCAGGGCGGCGTCGATCTCCCCGGGTTCGATGCGGTGGCCGCGCAGGCTGATCTGGTCGTCGGTGCGGCCGAGGCAGTCGAGGGCGCCGTCGGGGCGGACGCGCACCAGGTCGCCGGTGCGGTACATGCGGGCGCCGCCGGGGGTGGCGACGAACCGTTCGGCGGTGCGCGCCGGTTGCCGCAGGTAGCCGCGGGTGACGAGGTCGCCGGCGATGTACAGCTCGCCGGGCACGCCCGGGGGTACGGGGCGCAGCCGTTCGTCGAGGACGTGCAGGCGGGTGTTCCAGGCGGGGGTGCCGATGGGGACGGCGCCTTCGGGGAGCGGCTCGCCGGGGGCGATGCGGGCGGCGGCGCAGCCGACGGTGGTCTCGGTGGGGCCGTACTCGTTGACGACGGCGGTGCCCGGGTGGCGCTCGCGCCAGGCGGCGAGTGCGGCGGCGTGCAGGGTCTCGCCGCCCAGGACGAGTTCGCCGGTCGGCGAGGCGGCGGGGGGCAGGGCGAGCAGCAGCGGCAGGTGGCTGGGGGTGGCCTTGAGGAGGGTGGGCGCTTCGGTGGGCGCTTCGGTGGGGGTTTCGGTGGGGGTCTGCTCGCGGCGCAGGTCGCCCGGTTCGATGCGGCCGCCGGCGAGGAGCGGGGTGAAGAGGCTGGTGACGGTGAGGTCGGCGGTGACGGGCGAGTGCAGGAGGGTGCGGCCGGCGGCGCCCGGGTAGTGGGCCCCGGCCCAGGCGAGGTAGGCGCACAGCTGGCGGTGCTCGACGACGACGCCCTTGGGTTCGCCGGTGGAGCCGGAGGTGTGCAGGACGTACGCGGCGTGGCCGGGCAGCAGCGGGGCGGTCCGGTCGGCGTCGGTGACGGGGTGGTCGCCGGGCGGGTGGGGGGCGGCGGCCAGCTCGGCGAGGGAGGTCTCGGTGAGGACGGTGACGGGGCCGGCCGCGGCGAGGACGCGGGCGGTGCGGGCGGCCGGGGCGGCCGGGTCGAGGGGGACGTAGGCGGCCCCGGACTTGAGGACGGCGAGGATCGCGGTGAGCAGGCCGGCGGAGGGCGGCAGGGCGAGGGCGACGGTGCGTTCGGGGCCGGCGCCGAGAGCGATGAGGCGGCGGGCGAGCCGGTTGGCGCGGGCGTCGAGCTCGGCGTGGGTCAGTTCTCCGTCGGCGAAGGCGATCGCGTCCGGGTGGGCGGCGGCCGCGGCGGCGAGCATGTCGGGCAGGACGGCCGGGCCGGCCGGGACGTGGCGCGGTCCTCGCGCGGCGGCGTCGAGGGCGGCGCGTTCGGCGGCCGCGAGGACCTCGTGGCGGCCCGCGGGCGCCTCGGGGTCGGCGGCCGCGGCGGCGAGGAGGCGGCCGAGGCGCTCGGCGAGCGCGGCGGCGGTGGCCGCGTCGTAGCGGTCGACGGCGTACTCGACGGTGCCCGTCAGGCCCGCCGGGGTGCCGTCCGGGGCGTGCCGCTCGGCGAGGGTGAAGAGCAGGTCGAACTTGGCGGCGCCCGCACCCGCGCCGAGGGCCTCGCTGCTCAGGCCGGGCAGCTCCAGGCGGGCGGCCCCGGTGTTGCCGACGCTCAGCATCACCTGGAAGAGGGGGTGGCGGGCGGTGGAGCGGGCCGGGTTGAGTTCCTCGACGAGCCGCTCGAACGGCACGTCCTGGTGGGCGTGCGCGGCGAGGTTCGCTTCGCGGGAGCGGGCCAGGA encodes:
- a CDS encoding type I polyketide synthase, coding for MPMATEQELRDYLKRATVELRSVKQQLHDAEEAGHEPIAIVGMGCRFPGGVTSPEDLWRLLDGGVDAISPFPADRGWDLEALYDPDPERPGTTYTREGGFIDRVAEFDAAFFGINQREALAMDPQQRLLMETAWEVVERAGIDAASLRGSRTGVFLSVMYHDYANLLEGRENLAGYVINGSAGSIASGRIAYTFGFEGPALTVDTACSSSLVTLHLAAESLRRGECSLAMTGGATVMSTPASFVEFSRQRSLAPDGRCKPFSAHADGTGWSEGVGMLLLERLSDARRNGHEVLAVIRGTAVNQDGASNGLTAPNGPSQQRVIGQALANARLTADQIDAVEAHGTGTSLGDPIEAQSLLAAYGQDRPADQPLWLGSLKSNIGHTQAAAGAGGVIKMVMAMRHGVLPKSLHAEEPTPHVDWASGAVELLAEARPWPATGRPRRAAVSSFGISGTNAHAILEQAPEPLPAQDTPAAGAPAADAPDADTAAPAARPAAFSRSASATAPPLPWPLSGRTAPALAAQAERLRDRLGADPALDPHAVAGALLHTRSAFEHRAVLLAGDRPGFLRQLDALAAGPDTGQDDGQRPDGLITGVARASGVRPVFVFPGQGSQWTGMALGLLDSSPAFAERIEACEAAFAPYVDWSLTDVLRAADGAPSLDRVDVLQPALFAVMLSLAELWRACGVEPAAVVGHSQGEVAAAVVAGALSLADGARIVALRSQALLELSGTSAMASVALPAERVADLLPAWDGRLSLAAVNGPTSVVVAGDRTALEELLEKLTADGVWARRVPGVDTPGHSARIEEVRERMLDALATAAPAESAVPYYSTVTGTLLDTEGLDAGYWYRNMRQTVQLEQAVRALAADGYAHFLEISPHPVLGVGLAETLEQTGTDAFLGETLRRDAGGTGRFLSSLAAAHVHGVEVDWDAAYAGHLPHPADLPAYAGLPTYAFQRSRYWPEAFAPAGDATALGLGSAGHPLLGAAVPLPDTDGFLFTTRLSRTSHPWLADHALLDHALLPGTAFLELALHAGRQLGCARVEELVLEAPLPLPEHGGVQVQLTVGAADGAGRRPVAVYARTDGAGADPAGTGQPWTRHAGGHLAPDTAPAAAAFGVWPPEGASPVDVSGLYAEFAAAGFGYGPAFQGLRAAWRRGDEVFAEVRLPEDQQGAAARFGLHPALSDSALHAIPLGALPGGDGGIGGIGQGRMPFAWHDVTLHATGAQALRVSLAPAGNDAVSLELTDQTGLPVAGVGSLVLRPLTREQLAGARPGHGDALFRLDWTPLPAPLAAPDGPWAVLGAATPGPASGAQRIGDLAELTTVPALVLASPAAGAAEVRSATAATLALLRSWLADARFEDSRLAVVTRGAVATGEGDGAPDLVQAAVWGLVRSAQSEHPERFLLIDLEQRDTAAAEAADHEALARAVASGEPQSAVRGGTVHALRLARAATAPAATATTDVAGEPLFAPGGTVLVTGGTGTLGRAVARHLVTQHGVRHLLLASRSGGAEDLVAELAALGAATTVAACDVADRDALAGLLAAIPAGHPLTAVVHTAGVLDDGVVESLTPERFEAVLRPKADAAWNLHELTAGLGLSAFVLFSSAASLFGAPGQGNYAAANAYVDALAQYRRSLGLPAQSLAWGLWAERSGMTGHLDGAGLARIERAGAQALTTAEGLGLFDAALTSPEAVLVPMRVDLAAVRAQAAAGESVPRLLRALVPPPVRRAAAEAAPVTSLAHQLAGLPENERTRILSDLVRGHAATVLGHAGPQAVEADRGFLELGLDSLTAVQLRNRLGTATGLRLPTTLVFDYPTPAALAAYLRGLLVVEEPRPAVFGELDRLEGALRATASQDSEEVRAEVSARLADLLALFGTTAPGGSAGEAGAGTAAAALGTASADEIFDFIQAEFGR
- the zapE gene encoding cell division protein ZapE, translated to MREFEHAAQQAGFVLDDAQRQAALRLGELGAEVTRRRGLLRRNPAPPRGVYLWGSVGRGKSWLTTTFYEALPLRNKRRLHFHDFFREFHAAYYRHRGDRRVTDLAVTELLGDCRFLVFDEFHVHDAGDAMLIGRVLRSILDQKITLLTTSNYPPAGLLPNPVFHEMFEPTIKMLEETMDVVELGGGRDYRAEYASGAARSEFERGAYVWPGTGEQLAEQGLSLPEAAERRPVEVSGGRTVPALAVRGDLVWFDFHDLCDQPNSTGDYLAVVDRFPRWVLSGLPRLAGENRDAAQRFANLIDVLCDRDVRLVLVGEAPLDDVLRGETLPLDVNRTASRLSLLSATADSDAH